The following nucleotide sequence is from Triticum dicoccoides isolate Atlit2015 ecotype Zavitan chromosome 7B, WEW_v2.0, whole genome shotgun sequence.
GCTTCTTGCAGGTTTATAGGCAATAAAAAATCAGAACCATGGATCCAGAGGAAAAAACACTCATTGTTATGTATACCTTCTGCTCCAGCTTGGTGCATCTGGGTTCACCATCTCGGTGGAGTCGACGGACTGAGTTGCTGACTGCTTCCTTTTTCGGGCGGATTTGCTCTGCTCAGCTGTGCCGCCAAGTTCTCCCACCAGAACCGTGCCGACGAGTTGGCTCTTGCCGGTGCGGATGGCCTAACATCCATCAAAACTAATGGATTTGGATGCCCATCGCCGGCAGTGACCTCTCTCATTGGGAATCTAAGAAATCTAATACCAGTCAAACATATATTTGTGCTTGGGCGTGTCCGGATCGAATCGAACAGATTTATACAGTTCAGACATTACCGGATCTAGCAGAAATTCGAACCAGTTGTGGCGTAGGCCTGCAAACTCCGCCATGCCATTTGCCGCCGCCATGGTTTCGCTTTCCGCCGTCGAGATAGGGAGGTTGGGGGGAAGGGGAGAAAGGCCCTGTGTATGCAGTCACACTTCGTCCCACCGCTCAACATTGACTAATTGTTGACGGCGCTGTGTACAGCTAGCGAGACGGTGAACATACGATTCTGATCCCACGCACTGCTTTTCGTGACGGAGGCGAGCCACGGCTCGGCTCGTCACCGTCGCCCGCGGGCTGCCGTACGTCACTGTTCACCCGTGTATAACGTCAGACAATCGATTTTCTTACTCCCGTATTATGTAGAACGGTCCCACTGGACCAGATCCCTAGACATGTATCTACGACCAGGATAACATGTTCAGCTGCCACTGCTCTCAGTAACGCCGCTCTCCTTACCTAGTCATTTCTCTTTTTTTCAGAACCAATTAGCTTCTTAGGGGATTTTCAAACTAACTAGTGCATTTTTTAGGGGTGCTAGGGTTTTTTAGCAAACTTGCAAAGCTTTATACGGATGAAAGAAAGGTAACCGAGGTAACATAACCAAGCATGGCGGCCAACACCTAAAGATAAAGTATGCTTTGCAAGATTGTGTGGTTGGACATTTGAGGTTATAAATTCATGACAAAAAATACAAGAAGTAAAAGCAGCAGCCTGAGTTTTTAGGGGCACTAGTGATTTCGTGATATATATCCTTACTATGCGTGGAACATATATTTTGATAGGGTGGCCTCGCACCGTGGCAGCTGGCAAGGCCCCGGCCTCTCGCTCGACGGATTCGCTCACGGCCCAAAGCGTGCGTCCCGGCCGAGGCGGCATCTCGCGCGGCCGTCGTGCTTCAAGGGGATGGCACGGCTGGGCAGCCGTGTGTCGATGTGTGTGTATGTGGTCGATCACATCACATGAGCGAGCGATCCGGGAGAACGGGCCGGGGACTGGTGGCGCCTGTCCCGTAGAGGCTCTACACCGCGCAGCACGAGGCCCCCGGCGCGTACACATCCAGTCCGATCTATCTCATCTCATGTCGCCTCTATGCAGGACATCACCCCGTATCTATGCAGAGCTCCGCTTCACTGAGCTGCCATTGATACACGGCTCGGAGAGGCAGCTGGAGACACTGTATATATAAATTTATAATCCCAACTAAAGTACTCGATCCAAGAAGATCTCGTGATTATTGGTTCATGCGTGCGGAGATCGATCTACTGCCTGCTAGCTGCTTCTAGTTCGTCCTGGTAACATTCGCTGCCCAGTGCCCAAACTGCCCATGCACCTCTATATAAGCACCCTGACCCTCACATACGAAATCCATCCAGCAAAAGCTACTCTTGTGAATCATATACCACTCAGTCACGAAACGTTGGCAGTGCCTTTCCTCCTGCTGTCCTGCACGATGGCGGCGGCTCAGGTTTTTATAGCTACCTGCATCTTCTTGATCAGTCTCTGATATTGTGTTGCATATGTACTAATCAATGAACACACAACTAATGGTGCCATGCAtatatacatgagctatttgacttAGTACGTGGTAGATTATTGTTGGTTTGATGTCGGATGATAGTCACTTTTGTGTCTCACTTTTCGATCGAATGTTCAGCAGGTCATGGCAGCACCCGTTCATGACAATAACAATTGCTCAAAGGAGGAGAAGAACCGTGGCATCACCCAAGACATGCCCTTCACCGAGGCGGAGGAACAAGCTCCTGATGCAAAGGTGCGTGACAACGGCGACTCCAAGGACGAGGAGGTCACGATCGCGGTTGATACCGATGAGGGGCGAGGCTTAGCACAGGAAGTCGAAGCCAAGCTCGTCGTCGAGCCTGCAGAAGGTGGAGCAAAGGAAACCAAGGAAGGAAGGCCCCGCGTGGCGAAGAAGACTGAGAAAGCGGCCGCCAAGGGGGCGGTCGTCCCCGTCGACGACCACACTGATGATGAGGCTGCTGAGCCGAAAGGGGCAAAGAAGGCCCAGAAAGCGGCGGCCAAGTGGGCGGTAGTCCCCATCGACGACGACACTGAAGATGAGGCCGCTGCGCCGGGGGCAGCGCATGTTGCTcctgaggaggcggcggaggcagctGGCGAGGAAGCGGGCGAAGGTGGCGCGAAATGTGAAGAGAAGGCTCACGAGGAATAGGGGATGTGTTGTGGTGGTTTGCTTTGTCAGATTCAATAAGGTGGCGATAAGCCGATAAGGTAGTTAATTCGGTCAGATGTAAGGTTGTAATCGAAGCAATCAGGTGGAGTTGTAGTGTATTGCCTACAATAAAATCGTGTGGTGTTTTCTTCTACAACACACACTGAAAATAGAGAGGCGCAAATGATGTTCTAAAACCATTAAGGACATGTATAATGGTTGATAAAAAAGTCTTATTTTAAGTCTTACATGTAATTTAGAGATTAACAAAAAAGGCATGTATGCAATGCGTTATCTTTTAGTCTTATCTTTAATAACTAATAGTTATTCCTAAAtatatggtgagacatattgtgctatgaGATCATCTCTTAAATAAGAAAAGACAAGCATTTTTTTTTATAATTTCTCTCTCCTTCGCCTCACCATTTATCCTACGtgacactcctaagatagcacaATTGTACGTGCCCTAAGATTTCCTTTGGAATTACATATTTTTCTCAAAATCCGAGTAAAAGGTGGTAAGCTGAAACTTAAAAATTCAGGAGATTACGCGTTATAAATTTCTGAGTATATATATGTACTAATTCAATCATCTATTTATAAAAACTGTTGAACATATGATGGTTTTATGTGAAGTTGGATCAACATTGGGCATGTCTAATGTCTTGGAGGTAGATAGAGACAGTCGATCGAAATGGGCAGGTTAGAAACAAAGTGGGTGTGGCCAATATTCCCCCATGACCAGAGTGTCCGAAAGAACAATGTTATACTTACCGGATGGGGGCTACGGAATTTTGTTTCCAGGCTAATGTGGAAGAAAACAAGTGGATGGTTGTAATCATGAGGCGGCAGTAGGTTGATTTCGTAACCTCCTTCCGTAAGTGGCATTTTTGCATCCAAAAATTGTTGATGTCTCAATATATACTTCAAGATAAAAGCTGTAGAAAAATGAAGGAGGGTGAGAGATGATGAGAACATGATCAAGACTTTGATTATATTGAAGATGAACAATTTGAAGAATTATGTACCATAGATGCGTAAAAGAAGAAAGGAGATACTCATGGCAGCAATAAGAATGTGGAGACAAATTCTGTACCAGGGGACTACATGGGAGACAAATTCGAGCTAGCACCAAGGCAATACAGAATGTGGAGACAAAGCTCATGACAAAAAGGATTTTTAATTTTCCATTCTCTTTCCTCTCCCTCCCTTAGGTGAGAGTCTCCATAGTCTCCTCGGCTCCTCTCCCCTCCTTGGGCGGTCTGGGGTGGGAGAGGAGGTCGGACTACCCATGTACAACATTGATTTAGAAGTAGACTATGGTCTAGGTTGGCCTTAGGGTTGTTTGTTGTTATGTCGGCCAATTGCAGTTGTCTGTTGCTTGCATGCAACACGTGGTGGTggccaattgatacgtctccaacgtatctataattttttattgttccatgctattatattatcaatcttgaatgttttatatgcatgtaTATGTTATTTTAtgtgattttggggactaacctattaacctagagcccagtgtcagtttctgttttttttcttgtttttgagttctacagaaaaggaataccaaacggagtccaattgacgtgccaatttttgatgattttgtatggaccaaaagaagccccgggagtaaaatagttgggccagaagagttctgggccgtccacgagggtggagggcgcgccctaccccctgggcgcgccccctgcctcgtggacgactcggagacccccccccNNNNNNNNNNNNNNNNNNNNNNNNNNNNNNNNNNNNNNNNNNNNNNNNNNNNNNNNNNNNNNNNNNNNNNNNNNNNNNNNNNNNNNNNNNNNNNNNNNNNNNNNNNNNNNNNNNNNNNNNNNNNNNNNNNNNNNNNNNNNNNNNNNNNNNNNNNNNNNNNNNNNNNNNNNNNNNNNNNNNNNNNNNNNNNNNNNNNNNNNNNNNNNNNNNNNNNNNNNNNNNNNNNNNNNNNNNNNNNNNNNNNNNNNNNNNNNNNNNNNNNNNNNNNNNNNNNNNNNNNNNNNNNaaattcctataaatacagaaacccccagaaagaaacctagatcgggagttccgccgccgtaagcctctgtagccaccaaaaaccaatcgggaccctgttccggcaccctgccggtgggggggatccatcaccggtggccatattcgtcatcccggcgctctccatgacgaggagggggtagttcaccctcggggctgagggtatgtactagtagctatgtgtttgatctcgcg
It contains:
- the LOC119339793 gene encoding uncharacterized protein LOC119339793 isoform X1 — its product is MAAAQQVMAAPVHDNNNCSKEEKNRGITQDMPFTEAEEQAPDAKVRDNGDSKDEEVTIAVDTDEGRGLAQEVEAKLVVEPAEGGAKETKEGRPRVAKKTEKAAAKGAVVPVDDHTDDEAAEPKGAKKAQKAAAKWAVVPIDDDTEDEAAAPGAAHVAPEEAAEAAGEEAGEGGAKCEEKAHEE
- the LOC119339793 gene encoding uncharacterized protein LOC119339793 isoform X2, whose amino-acid sequence is MAAAQVMAAPVHDNNNCSKEEKNRGITQDMPFTEAEEQAPDAKVRDNGDSKDEEVTIAVDTDEGRGLAQEVEAKLVVEPAEGGAKETKEGRPRVAKKTEKAAAKGAVVPVDDHTDDEAAEPKGAKKAQKAAAKWAVVPIDDDTEDEAAAPGAAHVAPEEAAEAAGEEAGEGGAKCEEKAHEE